Genomic segment of Ruegeria sp. TM1040:
TCCCGACCTCCAAAACCGTTAGGCGCGCTTCTCTAGTTTGAGGCTGCCCGTGGTGGCAAAGCTGGTCCGCTGACCCGAACGATTGTAGACATCCAGACCCTTTCGAACCTTGCGGAGCTCAGCCATACGGTTTGCCACGGCTTTAATGCCCTGCATGGCGCTCCCCAGGAGGGCCTGGTTGCGCGACACCTTCGATTGCACCGAGTCCAGCGCCCCATGGTCGATATCGGTCATGCTGTTGAGCTGGTCGAAGAGGTCTTCTTTTCTCGCCAGAATACCTTCAAGTTTATCGAGTTCCCCATTCGTCAATGCACCGCGTTCCTCTTCGAGGAGTACGTCAAGAGCATCGATAATGGCTTGCGGGGTCTGATCAGTAAGTGCGCTCATTCTTGAGAGTCCTTCAGTGAGTTGTAGATTGATTCTGCGAGTCCGATGCCGCCGGCCTCTGCCATGGCGCGGGCTTGCTCATTGACCAATAGACCTGCGAACTGGTCTTCGCCGGATCCACCGCCAAAGGCTTCGGGCGCTTTGCCAAGCCCGGCCGCTTTGAGCATTTCGGAGAGAAAGGAGGCTTCGAGGTCGATCGCAGCCTGTCGCAAGGCTTGATCCTTGGGGTTGGAGGCCTGCGCAATGGGGGCCGCCGCAGAGGGCGTCGAAACATGTGTTACGGGCATTTTGCCTCAGTCCTGATAGTGTGTCGAATTCTTCGATAATTCTCACTTTGACGAAAACCGGTTAAAAATGCCGTAACTGATTTCATTTATTCAGGGTTCACACGAGATAGAACATCCGGTGGATCATGATTGATAAAATCCTTACGACACAGTCTGTTGGCAGTACGTCAACTGAGTCGTCCAAGCGAACGGAGCCCGCGCGCCGAGGCGGTGATTCATTCGAGTCCGTTCTTGCCCGCGAGGCAAAAACAAAAGACAAAACCAAGACCTCTCCGGATGTCGAGACACCTTCTGGCGCAGAGCATGACGACAAGGCTTTTGACGCTAAGAATAACGCGAAGGCCACCGCAGCTGACCAGCATGCGAAGGGTGAGGAA
This window contains:
- a CDS encoding flagellar protein FlgN, which encodes MSALTDQTPQAIIDALDVLLEEERGALTNGELDKLEGILARKEDLFDQLNSMTDIDHGALDSVQSKVSRNQALLGSAMQGIKAVANRMAELRKVRKGLDVYNRSGQRTSFATTGSLKLEKRA
- a CDS encoding rod-binding protein; protein product: MPVTHVSTPSAAAPIAQASNPKDQALRQAAIDLEASFLSEMLKAAGLGKAPEAFGGGSGEDQFAGLLVNEQARAMAEAGGIGLAESIYNSLKDSQE